GGAAATGTTGAAGGTGTTGGCGCCGTCGCCGCCCGTGCCGCAGCCGTCGACCGCCGTCTCGCGGGTGCGGTCCAGTTCGATGCGGAGCGACAGGCTGCGCATGGCCTCGACAAAGCCCGCAACCTCTTCCGGCGTCTCCCCTTTCTGGCGCAGGGCAATGACAAAACCGCCGATCTGGGCCGGCGTGACCTCGCCGCACATGATGAGGTTCATCGCCTGTTTGGCCTCGTCGGTCGTCAGGTGCTCGCCGCGGAGCAGCTTCTGGAGCAGTTCGGTAATCATCGTTTCGATTGTGGCGAAGCGGCCGGCGCCGGGCCCTGGTGCGTCTGCAGCCAATCTCGGAACGGCGGCCGCCTCAACCGGCAAACTTCATTTTCGGCCGCGCCCCTCGCCATTTTCGCCCTGGCCAAGGCAGAGTTTCAGGAAGTTCGCCAGGAGCCGGCGGCCGGCGGCGGTGAGAATCGACTCGGGGTGAAACTGCACCCCATAGAGCGGCCGGCGGCGGTGCTGCAGCGCCATGATGACACCATCGGCCGACCGGGCCGTGACCTTGAACACCCGCGGCAGACCGGCCGGGGCGACCATGAGCGAATGGTAGCGCGTGGCCGTGAAGGGCGAGTCAATCCCCGCAAAAAGCGCCGACCGGTCGTGGGTGATGGCGGAGGTCTTGCCGTGCATGAGCGTCGGGGCGGAGACAATCCGGGCGCCGTAGACCTGGGCGATCGCCTGGTGGCCCAGACAGACGCCGAGGACGGGAATGCTCCCGCCGACTTCGGCGATCAGTCGATTCATGATCCCGGCGTTCTCCGGCCGCCCCGGTCCCGGCGACAGCACAATCGCGGCCGGACGCCGCCGCCAGACCGCCCCCGGTTCCATCCGGTCGTTGCGGATAACCTCCACCTGCGCGCCCAGCTCCGCAAGGTACTGGAACAGGTTGTAGGTGAACGAATCGTAATTGTCCAGCAACAAAATCACCTGGCCGACTCCATGAAGGGGTTCATCGGTGATGGTACGCATATGATCGGGCAAATGGGGGAACACCGTTAGGCCGGTTCGTCGGTCAGAGCGGCCAACAGAGCGCGGGCCTTGGCCTGGGTCTCGCGGAATTCGCGCGCGGGCCGGGAATCGGCGACAATGCCCGCCCCCGCCTGCACCCAGTAG
The nucleotide sequence above comes from Candidatus Zixiibacteriota bacterium. Encoded proteins:
- a CDS encoding aminodeoxychorismate/anthranilate synthase component II is translated as MILLLDNYDSFTYNLFQYLAELGAQVEVIRNDRMEPGAVWRRRPAAIVLSPGPGRPENAGIMNRLIAEVGGSIPVLGVCLGHQAIAQVYGARIVSAPTLMHGKTSAITHDRSALFAGIDSPFTATRYHSLMVAPAGLPRVFKVTARSADGVIMALQHRRRPLYGVQFHPESILTAAGRRLLANFLKLCLGQGENGEGRGRK